From one Pseudobdellovibrionaceae bacterium genomic stretch:
- a CDS encoding preprotein translocase subunit SecA codes for ATRFYLSLEDDLMRIFNGERIQKIMNTLNLPDNEPIEAKMISRAIEGAQKKVEGYNFDMRKHLLDYDNVMNKQRHSIYSLRRKVLKGKNLDQLILDMLSEVMSVTLDTYVPENAKPSDWNLSGLESALKRLFNLQVSVDRSMPITGITDQVSQSVKTVFDERKAALKNDFSYMQQMISLQSIDNFWKAHLSQMDKLREGVNLRAYAQKDPLIEYKKEAFQAFSTMNFAIKEEIIEKLMKVQLVEDQELQAYFEQQQGLLQDGHQLTGANEADLSNFAQRYAQNSPEESSEKPLNHDQGEEAMNRADRRKLKKKQKK; via the coding sequence GCAACGCGCTTTTACTTATCTTTAGAAGACGATTTAATGCGTATTTTTAATGGCGAGCGCATACAAAAAATTATGAACACTTTAAACTTGCCTGATAACGAGCCCATCGAAGCAAAAATGATTTCGCGAGCCATAGAGGGGGCGCAAAAAAAGGTAGAAGGTTATAACTTTGATATGCGTAAGCACTTATTAGATTACGACAATGTTATGAACAAACAAAGACACTCTATTTATAGTTTGCGCCGTAAAGTTTTAAAGGGAAAAAACTTAGACCAATTAATTTTAGACATGTTGTCAGAGGTGATGTCGGTTACTTTAGACACTTATGTTCCCGAAAATGCAAAACCTAGTGATTGGAATTTATCTGGATTAGAAAGTGCTTTAAAGCGATTATTTAATTTGCAAGTTAGTGTTGATCGCAGCATGCCTATTACAGGTATTACGGATCAAGTTAGCCAGTCTGTAAAAACCGTTTTTGATGAGCGCAAAGCAGCCTTAAAAAATGATTTTTCTTATATGCAACAAATGATTAGCTTACAAAGTATCGATAACTTTTGGAAAGCGCATTTATCGCAAATGGATAAATTAAGAGAGGGAGTAAATTTGCGAGCTTATGCCCAAAAAGACCCTTTAATTGAGTATAAAAAAGAAGCCTTTCAAGCTTTTTCTACAATGAACTTTGCTATTAAAGAAGAGATTATTGAAAAGCTAATGAAAGTTCAGTTAGTAGAAGATCAAGAGCTACAAGCTTATTTTGAGCAGCAACAAGGCTTGTTACAAGATGGTCATCAGTTAACGGGGGCCAACGAGGCAGATTTGTCTAACTTTGCCCAACGATACGCGCAAAACTCCCCCGAAGAATCTTCTGAAAAGCCCTTGAATCATGATCAAGGGGAAGAAGCTATGAACCGTGCAGACAGGCGTAAACTAAAAAAGAAGCAAAAAAAATAA
- a CDS encoding DEAD/DEAH box helicase: MHFSDFNLNTNVLDALKKMQFITPTDIQSKAIPLLMQEGTDLIARAQTGTGKTAAFGIPLLHKIDPSLHSIQAVILSPTRELAAQLKEEMDKLSEFTDIKSVLVMGGTAYERQKRNIKQGKPHILIGTPGRVLDLINQRVIRLHDARYLILDEADEMLNVGFFEAVQEVIKSFEKEKQMWMFSATMPKNIVRLIKEHFNNPEMIAVDKKESTNSDIDQQYYVVRQRYFQEALSRLMQVEPKMYAMVFCKTKSDTKSLGENLISQGLKVETLHGDMAQSQRDLSMQRFKSKKVQMMICTDVAARGIDIQNLTHVINLGLPQNAESYVHRVGRTGRAGKKGIAITLLDPRDYYKVGGLERFINQKLTHSKLPTTADLKAALINKETKSLQSIIDAVQERKHAFKIDSNFQTFKQGFEELSSEEILKVAFTWFFNNQIKHLDNIGNLDATDMASHQNNTFGRMSRDRNRGGGGGGGARRYSKSGRSASSNDSNQRNKPFVHKGPFGKAKKASSDFSKSRPRSRGF; encoded by the coding sequence ATGCATTTTAGTGATTTTAACTTAAATACCAATGTCTTAGATGCTTTAAAGAAAATGCAATTTATCACGCCCACAGACATACAAAGCAAAGCCATCCCCTTGTTAATGCAAGAGGGCACCGACCTAATTGCTCGCGCCCAAACAGGAACGGGCAAAACCGCCGCCTTTGGAATACCTTTATTACACAAAATAGACCCTTCCCTACACTCTATACAGGCCGTTATTTTGTCACCCACCAGAGAACTGGCTGCGCAATTAAAGGAAGAAATGGACAAGTTGTCTGAATTTACCGATATTAAAAGCGTTTTAGTTATGGGAGGCACCGCTTATGAACGCCAAAAAAGAAACATTAAGCAGGGAAAGCCACACATTTTAATCGGCACACCAGGTAGGGTTTTAGACCTTATTAACCAACGAGTAATTAGGTTGCACGATGCCCGTTATTTAATTTTAGACGAAGCCGATGAAATGCTAAATGTAGGCTTTTTTGAAGCTGTGCAAGAAGTTATTAAATCTTTTGAAAAAGAAAAACAAATGTGGATGTTTTCTGCCACTATGCCAAAAAATATTGTGCGCTTAATTAAAGAGCATTTTAATAATCCCGAAATGATAGCCGTCGATAAAAAAGAAAGCACTAACTCAGATATTGATCAACAGTATTATGTAGTTAGGCAACGCTACTTTCAAGAAGCTTTAAGCCGACTAATGCAGGTAGAGCCAAAAATGTATGCCATGGTTTTTTGCAAAACCAAATCTGACACTAAATCTTTAGGGGAAAATTTAATTTCCCAAGGATTAAAAGTAGAAACTTTACACGGCGATATGGCTCAGTCACAACGCGATTTATCGATGCAGCGATTTAAGTCTAAAAAAGTACAAATGATGATTTGCACAGATGTAGCGGCTCGCGGAATTGATATTCAAAACTTAACTCATGTTATTAACCTCGGCTTACCACAAAATGCGGAGTCCTATGTTCATCGCGTGGGAAGAACAGGCAGAGCTGGTAAAAAGGGAATCGCTATAACTTTGTTAGACCCTAGAGATTATTACAAAGTGGGAGGCTTAGAAAGATTTATTAACCAAAAACTTACGCACTCCAAACTACCCACCACAGCCGATTTAAAAGCCGCTTTAATTAATAAAGAAACAAAAAGTCTGCAATCTATTATTGATGCCGTTCAAGAAAGAAAACATGCCTTTAAAATTGACTCTAATTTTCAAACATTTAAACAAGGTTTTGAAGAACTATCTTCAGAAGAAATATTAAAAGTTGCTTTTACTTGGTTTTTTAATAACCAAATTAAACATTTGGATAATATCGGTAATTTAGACGCTACAGATATGGCCAGTCACCAAAACAACACTTTTGGCAGAATGAGCCGCGATCGCAACCGCGGAGGCGGAGGTGGTGGTGGCGCAAGACGCTATTCGAAATCTGGTCGGTCTGCTAGTTCAAACGATAGTAACCAAAGAAACAAACCTTTTGTACACAAAGGCCCTTTTGGAAAAGCAAAAAAAGCCTCTTCCGATTTTTCTAAATCAAGACCTAGAAGTCGCGGATTTTAA